agcccttttttaatggaaatttagtgaaaatcaaagaaaattaggaaataagatttcttttttgagcacaaattccgtttttctctcaaaaaaaaaagaattttttagaatttctctgattttgagcaaattttcagaacgatcCGGTTgctagaatttaaaaatttattatttttccggaaaagaccctaaaatcgagtttttcctTTTGTAttgtcaaaaacaaaaattttcccaattcaTTCGTTtatcactgcaactttttttgaacgatGGCCGcggaaaaaatggggaaaaaagcGTGTTTGTACACCTCATCTTACGAATATTGCGGACTTATTACTGTAGCtagtgaaaaattagtttttatccatgattatttattaaataaatatataaaagtttaaaaaaagaaaaacgaagggtataaaaaattcaaatttttcgatgaGTCCTTGAATCTTGAATCCCTCTCGAATCCGACGCTTGAACCCGATGATCCGGGCAGGTATGGCTTCAGTGAAGACGGGTCTGCAAGAAAACTGGCTTTGAAttgggaaaaactgaaattcaaacagatttttctcccaaaaatcgacaaacttgatcatttttcaaaaatgtcataaCAAAAAgacacattaatttttttaaaaatcgatttaaaaatttttagtgaatgaaaaaaaaaaaaaaaaataaaatttttggttgaaaacacaaaa
The nucleotide sequence above comes from Caenorhabditis elegans chromosome III. Encoded proteins:
- the Y48A6C.8 gene encoding uncharacterized protein (Partially confirmed by transcript evidence); its protein translation is MEDLKDPSSLKPYLPGSSGSSVGFERDSRFKDSSKNLNFLYPSFFFF